In Coregonus clupeaformis isolate EN_2021a unplaced genomic scaffold, ASM2061545v1 scaf0588, whole genome shotgun sequence, the following are encoded in one genomic region:
- the LOC121560690 gene encoding histone H2B, with protein sequence MPEPAKSAPKKGSKKAVTKTAGKGGKKRRKSRKESYAIYVYKVLKQVHPDTGISSKAMGIMNSFVNDIFERIAGESSRLAHYNKRSTITSREIQTAVRLLLPGELAKHAVSEGTKAVTKYTSSK encoded by the coding sequence ATGCCCGAGCCAGCAAAGTCAGCgcccaagaagggctccaagaaAGCCGTCACCAAGACCGCAGGGAAGGGCGGCAAGAAGCGCAGAAAGTCCAGGAAGGAGAGTTACGCCATCTACGTGTACAAGGTCCTGAAGCAGGTCCACCCCGACACCGGCATCTCCTCCAAGGCCATGGGAATCATGAACTCGTTCGTGAACGACATCTTCGAGCGTATCGCCGGAGAGTCCTCTCGCCTGGCCCACTACAACAAGCGTTCTACCATCACCTCCAGGGAGATCCAGACCGCCGTGCGCCTGCTACTCCCCGGTGAACTTGCCAAACACGCCGTGTCCGAGGGCACCAAGGCCGTAACCAAGTACACCAGCTCCAAGTAA